The following nucleotide sequence is from Tardiphaga alba.
GAGTGCGATGGCGATTTCGAGCTGGCGCTTCTCACCATGTGACATCTGCCCGGCCGGCACGCGTGCGCGCGCACCGAGCCCAAACCGTGTCAGCAGCGCCATTGCGGTGTCGTTCAACGCGCGCTCGCCGGCGGCATTGCCGAGAAAGCGGAAGCTCGATCCATCGCGCGCCTGGGCGGCGAGCGCGACATTCTCCAGCGCCGAGAAGCGCGGCAGGATCGAGGTGATCTGGAACGAGCGCACCAGCCCGCGCTGCGCCCGCGTCGCCATCGGCAGCGGCACCATGTCCTCGCCGTTGAAGATGATGCGTCCGCTGTCGGGCCGCGCGTGACCGGAGATCTGGTGGATCAGCGTGGTCTTGCCGGCGCCATTCGGGCCGATGATGGCATGCAGCTCGCCGGGTTCGACACTGATGGTCACATCATCGGTGACGCGCAAGGCGCCGTAGTTCTTGGTGAGGTTCTGCAGCTGCAGGAGGGCGTTGCTCATGACTTGCCCCCGAACAGGCCGTTGATGCCGCCACGGACGAACAGCACGATCAGGATCAGGATCGGGCCAAAAATCATCGCCCAGTGTTCGGTGTAATGCGACAGGATATCGGCGAGCAGCGTGAAGGCCGCAGCACCCAGGATCGCGCCATGCAGCGAACCGAGGCCGCCCAGCACTAGCACGAAAATCAGTTCGCCGGAGCGCTGCCACGCCGTATAGGCGGGGCTGACGAATTCGGTCTGATTGGCGAGCAGGAAACCGGAGACGCCGGCAATGAGACCTGCAATCACATAGGCGGTGAGCTGATAGCGGTAGGGCGCAAAGCCGATCGCCTCCATGCGCACCGGATTTTCGCGGATGCCGCGCAGCACGCGGCCGAAGCGCGAGGCGACCACGGCGCGCAGCAACAGATAGGCGCCGAGTAGAATGCCGAACGTGACGTAATACATCGCCAGATCGTTCTTCATGAATTTTGCGCCGAAGAACGTGCTGCGCGCAGCCAGTGTCAGGCCGTCATCGCCGCCATAGGCAGCCAGCGATGTCGTCAGGAAAAACAGCATCTGGCCGAAGGCCAGCGTGATCATGATGAAATAGACGCCCTTGGTGCGCAGCGAGATCGCGCCGGTGACGAGCGCGAAGATGATCGATGTGGCGATCACGGCGGCGAGCTGGACAAAGCCATCGGTGATACCGTGGCTGGCCAGGATGGCCACGCTGTAGGCGCCGAGGCCGATGAAGGCGGCATGGCCGAAGGAGATCATCGCGCCATAGCCGATCAGGAGATCGAGCGACATGGCGCCAAGCGCCAGAATCATGATGCGGGTGACGACAGCCAGCACATAGCTCTGCGGCCCCAGCAGCAGCGCCAGCGGCACGGCAGCGAAACACGCGAAGATCAGCACCGGCAGGATGATCGCACGGCCCATGCGCGGCGGTGCGGCGATGGCCGGAGCGGCGTCAAGATCGACGAGATTGTTCATGGTGCGCTCCCGTTACTTCTTGGCCGGGAACAGGCCGGACGGCCGGAAGAACAACACGGCAGCCATCAGGATATAGATCAGCATCGGCGCCACCGCGCGGCCGGTCTGGCTCGCGGCGGAGGGATCCAGCAGTGCGCGCAGCAGCACCGGGGCGAAGAAGCGGCCGAGCGTATCGACGAGGCCGATCAGGAGTGCGGCGATGAAGGCGCCGCGGATCGAGCCGATGCCGCCGATCACGATGACGACGAAAGCGAGGATCAGCACATTGTCGCCCATGCCGGGCTCCACCGACAGGATCGGCGCGATCATGGCGCCGGCAAAGCCGGCCAGCATGGCGCCGACGCCGAACACGATGGTGAAGAGCAGGCGGATATTGATGCCGAGCGCGGACACCATGGCGGCATTGCTGGCGCCGGCGCGGATCAGCATGCCGAGCTTGGTGCGATTGACGACCACATAGAGCGCGATGCCGACCAGGATGCCGACGGCGATGATGACGAGACGCCAGACCGGATAGAGCAGGCCATCGGTGATCTCGACGGCGCCGGACAGCGCGTCGGGGATCGGCACATTCAACGGGGCGGCGCCCCAGACATATTTGACGGCCTGATTGAGGAAGATGATGACGCCGAAAGTCGCCAGCACCTGATCGAGATGGTCGCGATCATAGAGATGCCTGAAAATGAGCAGCTCCAGCACCAGGCCGAAGATCAGCGCGGCGGGCAATGCCAGCGCGAGGCCAGTGAAGAAGCTGCCGGTCATGGCGGTGAAGGCGGCGA
It contains:
- a CDS encoding ABC transporter ATP-binding protein, whose amino-acid sequence is MSNALLQLQNLTKNYGALRVTDDVTISVEPGELHAIIGPNGAGKTTLIHQISGHARPDSGRIIFNGEDMVPLPMATRAQRGLVRSFQITSILPRFSALENVALAAQARDGSSFRFLGNAAGERALNDTAMALLTRFGLGARARVPAGQMSHGEKRQLEIAIALAAKPKLLLLDEPLAGTSHDESQRLINILQELRKELPIILIEHDMDAVFALADRVSVLVYGRIIACGTPQDIRDNAEVRAAYLGEEAA
- a CDS encoding branched-chain amino acid ABC transporter permease, which translates into the protein MNNLVDLDAAPAIAAPPRMGRAIILPVLIFACFAAVPLALLLGPQSYVLAVVTRIMILALGAMSLDLLIGYGAMISFGHAAFIGLGAYSVAILASHGITDGFVQLAAVIATSIIFALVTGAISLRTKGVYFIMITLAFGQMLFFLTTSLAAYGGDDGLTLAARSTFFGAKFMKNDLAMYYVTFGILLGAYLLLRAVVASRFGRVLRGIRENPVRMEAIGFAPYRYQLTAYVIAGLIAGVSGFLLANQTEFVSPAYTAWQRSGELIFVLVLGGLGSLHGAILGAAAFTLLADILSHYTEHWAMIFGPILILIVLFVRGGINGLFGGKS
- a CDS encoding branched-chain amino acid ABC transporter permease codes for the protein MTLTLALVQVLNGLQFGLILFLIAAGLTLVFGVMDFINLAHGVQYMVGAYFVAAFTAMTGSFFTGLALALPAALIFGLVLELLIFRHLYDRDHLDQVLATFGVIIFLNQAVKYVWGAAPLNVPIPDALSGAVEITDGLLYPVWRLVIIAVGILVGIALYVVVNRTKLGMLIRAGASNAAMVSALGINIRLLFTIVFGVGAMLAGFAGAMIAPILSVEPGMGDNVLILAFVVIVIGGIGSIRGAFIAALLIGLVDTLGRFFAPVLLRALLDPSAASQTGRAVAPMLIYILMAAVLFFRPSGLFPAKK